The proteins below come from a single Limnobaculum xujianqingii genomic window:
- the agp gene encoding bifunctional glucose-1-phosphatase/inositol phosphatase, with protein sequence MIKKFNYQTLLCGLLISLPCLPAGSATPEGYQLEQVVLFSRHGLRAPLANSGSVLAISTPKTWPEWETKGGHLTSKGGILESYFGEYVSSWLTQEKLFNKDTCPLAKDTFIYANSLQRTLATAQYFTLGAFPGCDVKIFHQADLGVMDPNFNPIIHDGSDEFKQSALAAMNVEASTNGLAGLNKELKPSYDLLSKITDYKNGSVCLTDKRCDLNNEPAEFTVEKDKEPGVSGPLRIGTSISDAFILQYYEGFPTQEIAWGAIQSDSEWKMLATIKDRHGEVLFGSPLVAKDVSAPLIKYINAIFTQDVMRQPAKFNLLVGHDSNAVSLLSVLKIKPYQLPGQFEKTPIGGKIAFERWKDKATDKNLMKIEYIYQTREQIRRGDKLTLNHPPKRVVLEMTDCPIDVNGFCSFEDFTKALSALQDTMPKAE encoded by the coding sequence ATGATAAAAAAATTCAACTACCAAACGTTGCTATGTGGTCTGCTGATTTCTCTTCCTTGCTTGCCTGCGGGATCAGCCACTCCTGAAGGATATCAACTGGAACAGGTCGTTTTATTCAGTCGTCATGGCCTGCGTGCTCCTTTAGCAAACTCAGGTAGTGTTCTTGCCATATCAACACCAAAAACCTGGCCAGAATGGGAGACTAAAGGCGGTCATCTCACCTCTAAGGGTGGCATTCTGGAAAGTTATTTTGGTGAATATGTCAGTTCCTGGTTAACACAGGAAAAACTCTTCAATAAAGATACCTGCCCTCTGGCTAAAGATACTTTCATTTATGCCAATAGCCTGCAAAGAACGCTTGCAACGGCACAATATTTTACTCTGGGAGCATTTCCCGGATGCGATGTGAAGATTTTTCATCAGGCCGACCTTGGTGTGATGGATCCAAACTTTAATCCAATTATTCACGATGGTTCTGATGAGTTTAAACAATCTGCTCTTGCGGCAATGAATGTTGAAGCCAGTACTAATGGACTAGCGGGTTTAAACAAGGAATTAAAGCCGTCTTATGACTTACTGAGTAAAATTACCGACTATAAGAATGGTAGTGTCTGCCTGACAGATAAACGCTGTGACTTAAACAATGAACCCGCCGAATTTACCGTTGAGAAAGATAAAGAACCTGGCGTAAGTGGCCCTCTGCGTATTGGTACCTCTATTTCTGACGCTTTTATTCTGCAATATTATGAAGGCTTCCCGACACAGGAGATTGCCTGGGGTGCCATACAGTCAGACAGTGAATGGAAAATGCTGGCAACCATTAAAGATCGCCATGGTGAAGTGCTGTTCGGCTCGCCGCTGGTGGCTAAAGATGTTTCCGCACCGCTGATTAAGTATATTAATGCCATCTTTACTCAAGATGTGATGCGCCAACCGGCAAAATTCAACCTACTGGTTGGCCATGACTCTAATGCAGTCTCTCTACTTTCAGTATTAAAAATTAAGCCATACCAACTGCCTGGCCAGTTCGAGAAAACACCTATTGGTGGAAAAATTGCTTTTGAACGTTGGAAAGATAAAGCCACCGATAAAAATTTAATGAAAATTGAATATATTTATCAAACCAGAGAGCAAATTCGTCGCGGCGATAAACTCACCTTAAATCATCCCCCTAAGCGAGTAGTATTGGAGATGACTGATTGCCCTATCGATGTTAATGGTTTTTGCTCTTTTGAAGACTTCACCAAAGCACTCAGTGCATTGCAGGACACTATGCCAAAAGCAGAATAG